Proteins from a genomic interval of Neovison vison isolate M4711 chromosome 4, ASM_NN_V1, whole genome shotgun sequence:
- the LOC122904163 gene encoding olfactory receptor 2A5, translating into MTENQTWVTEFILLGFPLSPKLQMLLFGLFSLFYAFTLLGNSIILGLIWLDSRLHTPMYFFLSHLAVVDIAYASNNVPKMLANLLSKQKTISFVPCIMQTFLYMAFAHTECLILVMMSYDRHVAICHPLHYSVIMSWRVCTVQAVTSWACGSLLALVHVVLILRLPFCGPHEVNHFFCEILSVLKLACADTRLNQVVIFAASVFILVGPLCLVLVSYSRILLAIVRIQSGEGRRKAFSTCSSHLCVVGLFFGSAIVMYMAPKSRHPEEQQKVLSLFYSLFNPMLNPLIYSLRNAEVKGALRRVLWKERSV; encoded by the coding sequence ATGACAGAAAACCAAACATGGGTCACAGAATTCATTCTCCTGGGATTCCCGCTCAGCCCAAAGCTGCAGATGCTCCTCTTTGGGCTCTTCTCCCTGTTCTATGCCTTCACCCTGCTGGGGAACAGCATCATCCTGGGGCTCATCTGGCTGGACTCCCGACtgcacacccccatgtacttcttcctctcccatctgGCCGTCGTTGACATAGCCTATGCTTCAAATAATGTCCCAAAGATGTTAGCAAACCTTCTGAGCAAGCAAAAAACTATCTCGTTTGTCCCATGCATAATGCAGACCTTTTTATACATGGCTTTTGCTCACACTGAGTGTCTCATCCTAGTAATGATGTCCTATGATCGGCACGTGGCCATCTGTCACCCCCTACATTACTCCGTCATCATGAGCTGGAGAGTGTGCACCGTTCAGGCGGTCACTTCCTGGGCCTGTGGCTCCCTGCTGGCCCTGGTCCATGTGGTTCTCATCCTGAGGCTGCCCTTCTGTGGGCCTCATGAAGTCAACCACTTCTTCTGTGAAATCCTGTCTGTCCTCAAGTTGGCCTGTGCTGACACAAGGCTCAACCAAGTGGTCATCTTTGCTGCTTCTGTGTTTATCTTAGTCGGGCCCCTCTGCTTGGTGCTGGTGTCCTACTCACGCATCCTGTTGGCCATCGTGAGGATCCAGTCCGGAGAGGGCCGCAGAAAggccttctccacctgctcctcccacctctgTGTGGTGGGGCTCTTCTTTGGCAGCGCCATTGTCATGTACATGGCCCCCAAATCCCGCCACCCTGAGGAGCAGCAGAAGGTCCTTTCCCTGTTTTACAGCCTTTTCAATCCTATGCTGAACCCGCTGATCTACAGCCTGAGGAACGCAGAGGTCAAGGGCGCCCTAAGGAGAGTGCTGTGGAAGGAGCGATCAGTGTGA